A genome region from Bacteroides stercoris ATCC 43183 includes the following:
- a CDS encoding aspartate kinase produces MKVLKFGGTSVGSAQRIKEVAKLITDGERKIVVLSAMSGTTNTLVEISDYLYKKNPEGANEIINRLETKYRQHIDELYATPEYKQKGLELIKSHFDYIRSYTKDLFTLFEEKVVLAQGELISTAMMNYYLQECGVKSVLLPALEYMRTDKNAEPDPVYIKEKLQVQLELHPNADIYITQGFICRNAYGEVDNLQRGGSDYTASLIGAAVNASEIQIWTDIDGMHNNDPRIVDKTSPVRHLHFEEAAELAYFGAKILHPTCIQPAKYANIPVRLLNTMDPTAPGTLISNDTEKGKIKAVAAKDNITAIKIKSSRMLLAHGFLRKVFEIFESYQTSIDMICTSEVGVSVSIDNTKHLNEILDDLKKYGTVTVDKDMCIICVVGDLEWENVGFEAKALDAMRDIPVRMISFGGSNYNISFLIRECDKKQALQSLSDALFNE; encoded by the coding sequence ATGAAAGTTTTAAAGTTTGGAGGTACTTCAGTAGGTTCGGCTCAGCGAATTAAGGAAGTGGCCAAATTGATTACCGATGGTGAACGTAAGATTGTGGTTCTCTCTGCCATGTCGGGTACCACAAACACATTGGTTGAGATTTCGGACTATCTGTACAAGAAGAATCCGGAAGGTGCTAACGAGATTATCAACAGACTGGAAACGAAATATCGCCAGCACATTGATGAACTTTATGCCACTCCCGAATATAAGCAGAAAGGTCTGGAACTTATCAAATCTCATTTCGACTATATCCGTTCTTACACCAAAGACCTTTTTACGCTGTTCGAGGAGAAGGTAGTGCTGGCGCAAGGTGAGTTGATTTCTACCGCCATGATGAATTACTATCTGCAGGAATGTGGTGTGAAGTCGGTTTTGCTTCCGGCTTTAGAATATATGCGTACGGACAAAAATGCTGAGCCTGATCCTGTTTACATCAAAGAAAAACTTCAGGTTCAGCTTGAGTTGCATCCCAATGCCGACATTTATATTACACAAGGTTTTATCTGCCGCAACGCCTATGGCGAGGTAGACAATCTGCAGCGTGGCGGCAGCGATTATACCGCTTCTCTGATAGGTGCGGCTGTCAATGCTTCCGAAATCCAGATTTGGACGGACATCGACGGTATGCACAACAACGACCCGCGTATTGTGGACAAGACCTCTCCCGTGCGCCATCTTCATTTTGAAGAGGCAGCCGAGCTGGCATACTTCGGTGCAAAAATCCTGCACCCTACCTGTATCCAGCCCGCCAAGTATGCTAACATCCCCGTGCGTCTGCTCAATACAATGGATCCCACGGCTCCGGGTACACTCATCTCCAACGATACGGAGAAAGGCAAAATCAAGGCTGTAGCTGCAAAGGATAATATCACGGCTATCAAAATCAAGTCCAGCCGTATGTTGCTTGCTCATGGTTTCTTGCGTAAAGTGTTTGAAATCTTTGAAAGTTACCAGACTTCTATCGACATGATTTGTACGTCCGAAGTAGGCGTATCCGTTTCTATCGACAATACCAAGCATCTCAACGAGATTCTGGACGATTTGAAGAAATACGGTACGGTGACGGTGGACAAGGATATGTGTATCATCTGCGTGGTAGGCGACCTCGAATGGGAGAACGTCGGCTTTGAAGCCAAAGCGCTCGATGCCATGCGCGACATACCGGTACGTATGATTTCTTTTGGCGGCAGTAACTATAACATTTCTTTCCTTATCCGTGAATGTGATAAGAAACAGGCTTTGCAGTCGCTCAGCGATGCGCTGTTCAATGAGTAA
- the lysA gene encoding diaminopimelate decarboxylase, whose protein sequence is MKGTFPIDKFRELRTPFYYYDTKVLRDTLSCIRTEALRYDNYSVHYAVKANANPKVLTIIRESGLGADCVSGGEIRAAIKAGFPADKIVFAGVGKADWEINLGLDYNIFCFNVESIPELEIINELAAAKGKVANVAFRINPNVGAHTHANITTGLAENKFGISMEDMDHVIDVAQEMKNVKFIGLHFHIGSQILDMGDFVALCNRVNELLDKLEARQIRIEHVNVGGGLGIDYGHPNRQPVPDFKSYFETYDNCLKLRSYQTLHFELGRSVVGQCGSLIAKVLYVKQGTNKQFAILDAGMTDLIRPALYQAFHKIENITSDAPQQTYDVVGPICESSDVFGKAVDLNGVKRGDLIALRSAGAYGEIMASGYNCRELPQGYTSDELV, encoded by the coding sequence ATGAAAGGAACATTTCCTATTGACAAATTCCGCGAATTACGTACCCCGTTTTATTATTACGACACGAAGGTGCTGCGCGATACCCTTTCCTGCATCCGTACCGAAGCGTTACGATACGATAACTATTCGGTGCATTATGCGGTAAAGGCCAATGCCAATCCTAAGGTTCTGACTATTATCCGTGAGAGCGGGTTGGGAGCGGACTGTGTGAGCGGCGGTGAAATCCGTGCGGCAATCAAGGCTGGTTTCCCTGCCGACAAGATTGTGTTTGCCGGAGTGGGTAAGGCAGACTGGGAGATAAATCTCGGATTGGATTATAATATCTTCTGCTTTAATGTAGAGTCCATACCCGAACTGGAAATTATCAACGAACTGGCCGCAGCCAAAGGCAAGGTAGCCAATGTTGCTTTCCGTATCAACCCCAATGTAGGTGCGCATACGCATGCTAACATCACTACCGGATTGGCGGAAAACAAGTTCGGTATCAGTATGGAAGATATGGACCATGTGATAGACGTGGCGCAGGAGATGAAAAACGTCAAGTTCATCGGGCTTCATTTCCATATCGGTTCGCAGATATTGGATATGGGCGATTTTGTGGCTTTGTGTAATCGTGTCAACGAATTGTTGGACAAACTCGAAGCCCGTCAGATACGTATCGAACACGTTAATGTGGGTGGTGGACTCGGCATTGATTACGGACATCCCAACCGTCAGCCTGTACCCGATTTCAAAAGCTATTTCGAAACCTACGATAACTGCCTGAAACTCCGTTCTTATCAGACACTTCATTTTGAATTGGGGCGTTCGGTCGTGGGGCAGTGCGGTTCGCTTATTGCAAAGGTTTTATATGTAAAGCAAGGCACTAATAAGCAGTTTGCTATTCTTGATGCAGGTATGACGGACTTGATTCGTCCTGCACTCTATCAGGCATTCCATAAGATAGAGAACATTACTTCCGATGCTCCGCAGCAAACTTATGATGTAGTGGGGCCTATCTGCGAATCATCCGATGTCTTTGGCAAGGCTGTCGATTTGAACGGTGTGAAGCGTGGCGACCTTATAGCCCTTCGCTCTGCCGGAGCTTATGGTGAAATCATGGCTTCAGGTTATAACTGCCGTGAGTTGCCGCAAGGTTATACATCGGACGAGCTGGTATAA